In the genome of Chryseobacterium oryzae, one region contains:
- a CDS encoding beta-carotene 15,15'-monooxygenase, with amino-acid sequence MPEFDLDSFKKTWQEQPVQPKYDYNEILKMLNKKSRNYMKYIFWISVAEFLFFTVLALFYIIKSNDSESFLSILEKMGVKKDIELETKLNHIYLLIKVLSLLVTGFFVVKFYLNYIKIKVQEDLKLFIIRIITFKKTVNAFILTNIGLLIVLILVLTGFAFYILNTQHIQLSNSEFTGFVAGIVASTILCIFLIWIYYRLVYGIIMSRLDKNLKQLKEIESQENIKS; translated from the coding sequence ATGCCTGAATTTGATTTAGACAGCTTTAAGAAAACCTGGCAGGAACAACCTGTACAGCCTAAATACGATTATAATGAGATTCTGAAAATGCTCAATAAAAAATCGCGCAACTACATGAAATATATTTTCTGGATTAGTGTAGCCGAATTTTTATTTTTTACGGTTTTAGCATTATTTTACATCATAAAAAGCAATGATTCCGAAAGTTTCCTCTCCATTTTAGAAAAAATGGGTGTGAAAAAAGATATTGAGCTTGAAACAAAACTCAATCATATTTACCTGCTTATAAAAGTTTTAAGCCTCTTAGTAACAGGTTTTTTTGTAGTTAAATTTTATCTGAATTACATCAAAATAAAAGTACAGGAAGATCTTAAACTGTTCATCATCAGAATAATTACTTTCAAGAAAACAGTTAACGCATTTATCCTTACCAACATTGGTTTGCTGATTGTTTTGATTTTAGTTTTAACTGGATTTGCATTTTATATACTCAATACCCAACATATCCAACTCAGTAACTCCGAATTTACAGGATTTGTTGCTGGAATCGTTGCTAGTACAATTCTCTGCATATTTTTAATCTGGATTTATTACCGCTTGGTTTACGGAATCATCATGAGCAGATTAGACAAAAACCTAAAGCAGCTTAAAGAAATAGAATCTCAAGAAAACATCAAGAGCTAA
- a CDS encoding DUF3575 domain-containing protein — protein MKKKFFNIKLLMTFSLSLLAVLSIQAQQTTDKTAVEKKLYVKGNVLLAPIGIVNLGLEKQINNNFTVQGDVVISPWKSFSGHELQYYSLSGEGRYYFNEAFQGWFVGANISVATFVLQKWNYWKDEPFPSKNEEGVTYTKSNLYQKGFSVLFGATLGYQFKLSDKWRMELYGTIGTSQDFYKGYDRISGKRYDEDPNGYNRSGEIIPYRGGLMISYQLK, from the coding sequence ATGAAAAAAAAATTTTTTAACATTAAACTTTTGATGACATTTTCGTTGTCATTACTTGCTGTTTTAAGTATTCAAGCTCAACAAACCACCGATAAAACTGCGGTAGAAAAAAAGCTTTATGTAAAAGGAAATGTTCTATTGGCTCCAATCGGTATCGTTAATTTAGGATTAGAAAAACAGATTAATAACAATTTTACAGTTCAGGGAGACGTAGTGATTTCACCGTGGAAATCTTTTTCAGGGCACGAACTTCAGTACTATTCTTTGTCTGGAGAAGGTAGATATTATTTTAATGAAGCATTTCAAGGTTGGTTTGTGGGAGCGAATATTTCTGTTGCAACTTTCGTGCTTCAAAAATGGAATTATTGGAAGGATGAGCCATTTCCTAGTAAAAATGAAGAAGGTGTAACGTATACAAAATCAAATCTTTACCAAAAGGGTTTTTCTGTTTTGTTTGGTGCAACTTTAGGGTATCAGTTTAAATTATCAGACAAATGGAGAATGGAATTGTATGGAACCATAGGTACCTCTCAGGATTTTTACAAAGGATACGATAGAATTTCCGGTAAAAGATATGATGAAGATCCAAACGGATATAATAGAAGTGGAGAGATTATTCCCTACAGAGGTGGTTTAATGATTTCTTATCAGTTGAAATAA
- a CDS encoding thioredoxin family protein, protein MKRLISGLLVFFSILLWAQEGIQFDEIPFKDLLSKAKKENKLVFIDAYASWCGPCKMMERNTFPRKSVGDFYNKNFVNSRIDMEKGEGREIAARFAVRSYPTYLFLNADGELVAQNYGYMEESVFLAMAQDISSPKNKKGSFKERFEKGEKDPEFLISIMRLNANADYDFAKKASERYFTNKSKTELLNKEEIGYLLFFLKSPQDPNYKVFEDRKSDILQYFPEQNYNDFKNQLLLAKIVQESIDENNKKINDDYFLKTAEPIVGRETALLKLNQTQLAYYEQNANFQEYAKAALEYYKNADSFDTNELLKAAWIFADHIKDKSSLKKAAEWAEKSVMRGETSENTYILAKIYFNIGNKELAKNFAELSKDIAIKSGKDAHLAQELINQIK, encoded by the coding sequence ATGAAAAGGTTAATCTCCGGATTATTGGTCTTTTTTAGCATTCTTTTATGGGCTCAGGAAGGAATTCAGTTTGATGAAATTCCGTTTAAAGATTTGCTGTCAAAAGCAAAAAAAGAAAATAAACTTGTGTTTATTGATGCTTATGCTTCGTGGTGCGGACCGTGCAAGATGATGGAGAGAAATACTTTTCCCCGAAAGTCTGTTGGAGATTTTTACAACAAAAATTTTGTGAATTCCAGAATTGATATGGAAAAAGGAGAAGGAAGAGAAATTGCGGCTAGATTTGCAGTAAGATCTTATCCTACCTATCTTTTTCTTAATGCTGATGGAGAACTTGTAGCTCAAAATTACGGCTACATGGAAGAAAGCGTTTTTTTGGCGATGGCTCAGGATATAAGCTCTCCTAAAAATAAAAAAGGTTCGTTTAAAGAAAGGTTTGAAAAGGGAGAAAAAGATCCTGAATTTCTGATCAGTATTATGAGACTTAATGCTAATGCAGATTACGATTTTGCAAAAAAAGCATCTGAAAGATATTTTACCAACAAATCTAAAACCGAATTACTCAACAAAGAAGAGATTGGATATTTGCTTTTTTTTCTGAAATCTCCGCAAGATCCCAATTATAAAGTATTTGAAGATAGAAAATCTGATATTCTACAATATTTCCCTGAGCAGAATTATAATGATTTTAAAAATCAGCTTCTTTTGGCAAAAATAGTTCAGGAATCTATTGATGAAAATAATAAAAAGATTAATGATGATTATTTTCTTAAAACTGCGGAGCCTATAGTTGGTAGAGAAACTGCACTGTTAAAGCTTAATCAAACCCAACTTGCTTATTACGAACAGAATGCTAACTTCCAAGAATATGCTAAAGCCGCTTTAGAATATTATAAAAATGCAGATTCTTTTGATACTAACGAGCTGTTAAAAGCTGCATGGATTTTTGCGGATCATATTAAAGATAAGTCTTCATTGAAAAAGGCAGCAGAGTGGGCAGAAAAATCTGTAATGAGGGGAGAAACTTCCGAAAATACCTATATTTTAGCCAAAATATATTTCAATATTGGGAATAAAGAATTAGCTAAAAATTTTGCTGAATTATCCAAAGATATCGCAATAAAAAGTGGGAAAGATGCTCACTTAGCTCAAGAATTAATTAATCAGATAAAATAA
- a CDS encoding RNA polymerase sigma factor has protein sequence MVYKEKEFAQLVKDNQGLIIKVSRLYTNSLEDEEDLFQEIVLQLWRSYDSFKGNSKISTWMYRVALNTAITLFRKKTKSIQTNELDINHRDFLEDDDDKQQQISLLYTVIKTLPNIERAIVMMYLDDLPYKDIAENLGITEVNARVKMNRLKKVLKEKMEKHA, from the coding sequence TTGGTTTATAAAGAAAAAGAATTTGCGCAGCTTGTAAAAGATAATCAGGGACTGATTATTAAAGTTTCGCGTCTTTATACCAATTCTCTGGAAGATGAAGAAGATCTTTTTCAGGAAATCGTACTCCAATTGTGGCGAAGCTACGATTCTTTTAAAGGAAACTCTAAAATTTCCACATGGATGTATCGTGTAGCGTTGAATACTGCTATTACACTTTTTAGAAAGAAAACCAAAAGCATTCAAACCAATGAGCTGGATATTAATCATCGGGATTTTTTGGAAGATGATGATGATAAGCAACAGCAAATTTCACTGCTTTACACCGTAATTAAAACTTTACCAAATATAGAAAGAGCAATTGTAATGATGTATCTGGATGATCTTCCTTATAAAGATATTGCAGAAAATTTAGGAATTACCGAAGTGAATGCACGCGTAAAGATGAACCGACTTAAGAAAGTACTTAAAGAAAAAATGGAAAAACATGCCTGA